The DNA window TAAGGAGGAGGAGCAAGGAgagaagagtttttgtttttgttttttgagacagagtctcgctctgtggcccaggctggagtgcagtggcatgatctcagctcactgcaacctccgccttccaggttcaagcgattttcctgcctcagcctcctgattagctaggattacaggcgtgtaccaccatgcccagctaatttttgtatttttagtagagagagggtttcaccatgttggccaggctggtctcgaactcctgacctcgtgatttgcccgcctcagcctcccactgaaagtgctgggattacaggcatgagccattgcacccagcctgtttttttttttttttttgagacggagtctcactctgtcgcctaggctggagtgcagtggcgcagtctccgctcactgcaagctccgcctcccgggttcatgccattctcctgcctcagcctccctagtagctgggactataggcgcccgccaccatgcccagctacttttttgaatttttagtagagatggggtttcaccgtgttagccagggtggtctggatctcctgacctcgtgatccgcctaccttggcctcccaaagtgctgggattacaggcatgagccactgcgccccaccctggttttttttgtttttgttttttgagacagagtctcgctgtcactcaggctggagtgcagtggtgcgatcacatctcattgtagccttgaactcctgggcccgagcgatcctcctgcctcagcatcccaagtaactagaactacaggcaaggaccaccacacccagccattaaaaaaaaaattttgtagagaacaggggtcttgctatgttgcccaggctggtcttgaactcatggcctccagcattcctcctgccttggcctcccaaagtgctgagattacagacatgagctactgtgcttggctgggagaagatattttaaaggagGAATTAGTATATCTTGCTAATGACTAGAAATAGGTAATAGAGGAAATATTTCTCTAGCCAGAACTCTAAAGCCTGGAAGAGTGATGATGCCTTAAGAAACATGTctctgtgtggtggctcacgcctataatcccagcactttgggaggctgagatgggtggatcacttgaggtcaggagtttgagagcagcctagccaacatggtgaaaccccatctctacaaaaaattagcctggcatggaggcacatgcatgtaatcccagcttcttgggaggttgaggcaggagaattgcttgaacccaggaggcaggttgcagcgagccaagattgcaccactgtactccagcctgggtgatagagtgagactgtgtctcaaaaaacaaacaaacaaggccgggcgcggtggctcacgcttgtaatcccagcactttgggaggccgaggcgggtggatcacgaggtcaggagatcgagaccacggtgaaaccccgtctctactaaaaatacaaaaacagccgggcgtggtggcgggcgcctgtagtcctagctactcggagaggctgaggcaggagaatggcgtgaacccgggaggcggagcttgcagtgagccgagactgcaccactgcactccagcctgggcgacagagcgagactccgtctcaaaaaaaaaaaaaaaaaacaaaacaaacaaacaaacaaataggaaATCAAAAAAGGAAGTGGATTGGGAAGGAGGTGGATAAGGATAAGGTGAAATTTGATGGCCCACCTTTAGACATTGAGTTTGATATAAAATAGCAGTTAATATATATTGCTAGTTCAGCAAAAGGAACTAAATCTAGTGGAGGCCCATatcaaggaagagggaagaggaagttGAGACAGTCACCAGAAAAGAGGAAGCCCAAGCCACTGTCCCATCACTTTAGGGGTCAACAGAGGGAGGGATTCAAGGACAAAGGGAATGTTTATGTTTGAGATTCTGCAAACAGGGCAGCTAGTGTGAAGACTTAGAAAAAGATGGAGCCATTAACAGGTAAGTGGTGGGCAGGCATTCATTTTGGAGAATGTGGTTTTATCAAATAGGCAGGGACATGGGAGAAATCCAGTTTCATGGGGTTAGAAAAGCATGGTCAATAAAGAGAtggatggccaggcacagtggctcatgtctgtaatcccagcattttgggaggctgaggcgggcagatcatttgaggtcaagagtttgagaccagctgattaatatggtaaaaccctgtctctactaaaaatataaaaaattagccagatgtggtggtgctggtacatgcctgtaatctcagctatttgggaggctgaggcaggagaattacttgaacccaagaggccgagattgcatcactgcactacagcatgagtgacagattccgtctcaaaaaaacaaacaaacaaacaaaaaagatggatAAGTTACTGCTCATCCGGGGAAGTCCAGTAGTATGGGAAACAGGATGGCATCCAGAGGGTGACAGCATCATAGGGGGAGATTTcaggttgtttttttctaaagCTGAGGGTACTGGCAAGCCAAGGGAGAGACGGTCTAAGTGTGAGAGCCAAGGGGATTGTGCCTGGAATTCCTTCCAGCCCCTGTGCCGTAATGcctgtccctctctctcctctgtctgcaTGCAGTCATCTGGTGACCTGGAGAATGACGAGCAGGCAGCCAGTGCCATCTCTGAGCTGGTCAGCACAGCCTGTGGTTTCCGGCTGCACCGCGGCATGAATGTGCCCTTCAAGCGCCTGTCTGGtgagcccctgcccctgcccttggTGGTGGTACTGGGAGGGGGGGCTGTCTCCAGGGGCTTCTCTTCTTCCAGCCGCCTACCATCTCCTGGGGTCTCTGGTCTGGCCACTTTCCTCCCTTTGGGACTCCCCGTATCAGAATTGTGAGTGAGAAGGCAAGAGAAAGGAGATCTAGCAGAGGCCACTCATCTTCAAATCTCTGAGCCTGAAACTATAGAACTTTGGCTTTGATCCCAGCCAATGTGCGTGTGGTCCCGCCCCATGGAGTCTGTTGCACCCACTAACTCTGtgctcccttccctctcctgggGCGGGGGAAGGTGTGTCTCTCCTCCAGTGGTCTTTGGAGAACACACACTGCTGGTGACGGTGTCAGGACAGAGGGTGTTTGTGGTGAAGAGGCAGAACCGAGGTCGGGAGCCCATTGATGTCTGAGCCTGCTGGAGGGCGAGGGTCGGAGAAGCAGATCGGGTCCTGGGCCTCTGTGATGAGGCAGGCACACCCATCGGTCTTGGCTTGCTGCTAGAACTAGGGCCTTGTGCTCGCCCACCTCCCACCCCTACCTGGATGGGCCCGAGGCTTGGGGACTCTGAGCTGTGTTAAGGAGAACAAGGGCAAGGAGACCTCCCTTtgtgctccctccctccctccctaatAAACACAAGTCTGATGTTCTCCAGCCCAGGGACATGTGTGTTTAGTGTCGGAATGGTTACACCCCATGTCTGTCTTCCACCTTCTGGGGAGAAAGTCATGCACCTTAGCCCAAGTTGGGTGCGGCAGGGCTGCCTCTGTGTGCTATAAAACTGGGAAGCAGAAAAAGCTGGAGGGGAAGGGAGTCACTCTGAGCCCTGGAGACCTCTGCTCTTCCCATCAGTACACAAACTAGTCATCCTTCTCCCTCCTGAATAGGCATTTAATAGTCTTATTTCAGTTGGAAGCAATAGTTGGAAAATAAGTTACAggaacagaccaaaaaaaaaaaattaaagtgcttCAGGCTGCAAACGTAAACATAAGGGGCAGGAGGCTACCTGGCCCTGTCCCCAACCCCTGAGACAGGAAGGTCACTGTCAGGGGCCCTTAGCCATCACCACCCTCTAATCTCAGccctgtgggagggagggagggaatgtcAGAGGTGGGAAAGAACTCAACGGGAATGAGGAAGAGACTTTGTAAACTCAGAACCAGTGTAAAGGGCGGGGGCCAAGGGAGCTCTGGGAACCCTTGTCCTGGCCTAGGGGTGGGGCCAGCCCCCCCCACAGGAACTCGGGGAATACTGGTAGCTTAGTCCCAGCCATGCCCGCCCACTTCACAGCTTCTTCCCCCATCCCTCATCAGCAGACACAGACAGGCAGCTTTGCCAGGCCTCTTCAGCCCCGTCTGGGAGGCATCCCAGGGGAGGCACAGCCCGGGAGCAGGGATCCCCTCTGGGGGCGTTGGGTCTCTGGAGTGTGAGAGGGAACAAAGCTGGCACGGTGCTACTTGACGGGTTCCACCACCAGGACCTTGCACTCGCGCTTGGCAATCTTGTCCAGAGACAACACAGCCTTGTCCGGGGGCAGGTAGAGGGGGCGGCCAACAGGAGAGGCCACAGGGGGCGTGATGGCCCTGCGCTCCATCACACTGCCTGACCTGGgggaaggcagaggctgtgggCGCTGGTCAGACCGGGCACCCTCCCTGCTCCCATCCTCTACCAGTCCCATGCCACGCCCCCTGGTTCTGTACCTCATGAGGTGGCTTCGGGAAGGCTGCTGGTGGGAGAAGGACTGGGAGCGGCCCAGGCTAGCCTGATGCCTCTCCACCAAGTCCCGGACAGCAGGGCTGCTGGGGCTGCTCTTGCGGGAGAGGGGCCGGGCCtcgggtggagggtgggagacgCTGGCAGTGAACTGCAGCTTCAGTTTCATGTGCTGGCTTAGCTGAGGGGAGACGCAGGTCAGCATGCCAGCTTGGCTTCCAGGGCCCAGGCCTCCTTCCAAATGGTCTTCCCCACGTGACAGACTGATGTCAAATCTAAATCCTACCTTCCCTCTGCCCAGCTTTTTATTTCATCCCCAAAATCTAAGGGTCCTGCCTCCGTCCACCCCAGCATTCTGCATCACTCAGCACTCAGCCCAGACCCTCCCCAGCCCACCTCGAAGAGCCCCGTCCTCAGAGCCTGGAAGGCCACACTGAAGGTGAGCGCGCTGCCCTTCCGGGAAAAGCCAAGATTGTTGAGGGGTGTGTGGCAGACGATGGAGTCCAGGGCAGCCTGCATGGCCCGGCGCTCCTCCTCACACAGCTGCTTTCCTGGGGGCAGAAACAGGGACCAGCAAACACTACAGCGTTCCTCATTCCCACAGGGCCTTCGCCAGCACAGTCTCATCTGATTGATTCTCAAAGCCACTCTGTGGAGTAAACTGAGCAAACGTTATCTTTTGTGCATGTTGTAGATAACAACGGCTAATATTTACTGTGTGCAAGGCACGTCACGTATATTAACTCAGTATCTGCATGACAGCCCCATCAGATATGAGTTGCTCTATTTTAGAGGTGAGgactctgaggcccagagaggttaagtaacttattcaaggtcacacagctagtaaaggaGAGAAGTAGAGTTCACACCAGCGAGTGCAGCTCCAGTGTCTATGCCCTGAAAGTCACTCTGCCCCACTGCCTCTCTAAACTCTCCATCTAGGACACTGGGGAGACCACCCAGGTACAGGGCGGAAGCCACCTGCCACAAGTCGCCTCCTGTGATGGGGCTGGCACCAAATTTGGCTGTTTTCACTGTCCTGCCTCCCtgacttttcctttctcttccctttcctgggGACCAGATCCCCACCTAGCAGCTGACCTACCAGCCTGTGCATGCTCTGGGGTCCACACGAGCCTCACAGCAAGGAAGTCTTGGAGATTGTTAAGCAGCGTGTAGGTGACAGTGAAACGCTCGTAGGTCCGAACAGGGGACTCACAAGAAGCGGTCATCACGAAACACGGGCGGTCCAGGCGGACACTGGGCAGgctaggagtggtgagagagggatgCTGGCTGTGTGTGTCAGGCCACAAAGGCGAACGCGACGGTTCCTCCGGGATCCACACTCACCGGTAGTGGGTGTAGATGCTCTGAGTGAAGGGCAGCTTTGGGGTGGACCACTGAACCACAGCAATCAGGGGAACTTCCAGGCCCTGCAGGAGGGACAAAGGGGGTTGGCGCAGGTATTAAGAGTGCCCCTCCCATCTTTAGTCAGCTGCCTGGTCTTTCCCTCCCACTGCCTTATCACTTTTCTTTGAACACACCAGCCCCTTATGCTCACCTCCTTGGCCCCTAGAGGGGGCTGCTCACCCCCTCTCAGCTGAAACAGGAAGTTGTGTTCCTCCAGGGCATTCAGCGGGCAGGGGAAGCAGCCAGAGGTCCCGGGTAGGCGGCAGAAGGAGCCCATGGAGACTTCCCCAGACTGGTGACTAGCTCAGAAAAGAGGACAAGGCATGGTCTCCCCATGCCAGAGCTCAGCCCCTGAAGCCATCCCCACCACTTCACAGCCTCGCCCCTCCCAGGACCTCACCAGACATTGTCCACCAGCAGCACAGAGCCATCAGGCATGACAGGTAGATAACTGGCGTTGAAGTTGGGGAGGATTCGGATATCCCAGATGGAGATTTCCTCCTGAGAGGAGCTGTTCAGCACTGTGGGAGAGGACCAGCTTGGCTCAGAATAGCTGGACCCCTCAGGCCCCACCTTTACCCAGAAAAAACCGGACCTACCCCACCAGCCTGCCCAGAGGAACTGCATCCAATCAGTTCCCTTGCTGCTCCCCGAGGCTGGAGCCGGCGGACCTGCTTACCCTTGAGCACGGTCAAGTGTTTTCCAGCCACAGTGAACTGCCGGCATCTCAGAACCGGAGGGGGCAGCAGAGTCAGCAGCGTGCTCACTGCgggagggggtgggggcaagAAGTGGTGGTCTGGAGGCTGACCTCACCTCCAACCCAGAATTCTCACCTTCCTCTTCTCAGAGCCCATTAGCCACTTTCCAGCGTGAcccctcccctctttcccccAATTCCCAGACTCTAGCCCTTTGCCTCTGCGCTGCCCTGCCCACCTTGGGCCTTGAAAGCACTCTGCTCGCCCCGGAATGTCTCCCCAGGAGATCGGGTCTGCAGCAATCGCAGGTAGCCTTGATCTCTGACCTCTGGTGCCTCAACCTCCCGCTTCCACACAGTCACTACAATCTGTCAAGAGGAAAGACAGATGGCTGAGCCCGGAAAACGTGTCTGAATTAGGACAACAGCTCCACTCTTGCTCATCTTACCTTGGCCTTAGGTGTCCCTGGGGGCAGTCTATCCAGTGAAACGGTGAGTGGGAAGATGACCTCATCTGTGGACACAATCGGTTCCTCCACAGGCAGCTGGGGTTGGGAAAGGGGTGAAGAGGTCAGGAGCAAGTCAGAGGCAGCCTGCAGCCTTTCCCTTTAAGACCGGCAGGTCATCTGCCTCCTGTCTCAGGCCCCCAGTAAACCGCCCCTCCGTCCTGTGTCGGGTCCCCCAAAGCTCCTCACCGTGGTCGCTCCCCCTGAGGTAGCAGGGCCCGGGCCGTGGGTGAGAAGGGGGCTGCAGCCTCGGAAcaaacccccacccccaggatcCCCTCCCCCTGGGGGCTCCGAATCCTGGTCGCCTGCGCCGCCGCCCCCCGGCATCCCGCCTCCGGCGCTGACCGAGGCCAGGGCGGCCAGGGCGGTTGCCAGTTCTGCCCAGGCTCCTCTGGAGCCCAAGCCCGGGCCGCCCCCGGCGCCAGACCCCGCACCGCCCCGGCAGCGCAACACCAGCAGAAAGCGGACAGTCTCCCCCAAGTACAGATGGTTGCGCCGGGGCAGCGCCCGGTACCGGCCCGGATCCCCTGCCAGCTCCGCGCGCGGCGGCAGCGGCACGGCCGGGAAGTACATCGAGTAGTCGCACTGGGACTCCATGGGGCGGCGAGGACGGCGCGACTGGGAGCCCGGACCGGAGGCCGACCGCCGGCGGGGCCCGCTAGGGTGGGTCCAGAGGGTCCCTACACCTCCGGCTGCTGCGCCCGGCTGGGACGGCCGGAGAGACCGGCCCGGTCCCGGCACCGGGGCAACGAACCCGGAACCGAGACCCGGCGGCGCCGGAACCGGGGTACTGAGCCGAATGACTAGAGAGAAACCGGAAGCGGAAGGGAGGGGGCGTGGTCGCCGAGGCCCCGGAATCTGCGGGTGCCCGGACCGTGGAGGAGGGGGCGGGGTCCCGCTGCTCTGAGGCTGCGAGAATGCAGGCGGGGGCTGCGGCCAGGCTTCttggaaaagaaatggaagaccCCGTCGGCCAGGCGGGTTGGCTcacgccaataatcccagcactgtgggaggccgaggcgtcaggatcgcttgaggccaggagttcaagaccaccctggccaacatagcaagacctcctctctgcaaaaatttaaaaattatccgggtgcggtggcgcgcgcctgtattCCATCCCTCCCCTTTTCACCCTCCATAAATCAAGTAGaagtttcaaattatttattcattcaacaaacatttcagAGAGAAATGAACAGTCTACTAGCAAATATTTCATAGAGAAATGGACGTATCATTCCAACTCACCACGCCCCAAACTTTCTGTGGCTAACTCCATCTTTTGCTCCTCTAGGGAGCTTTGGTGATGTGGATCTGCCTTGGggcaggaaaggggaaggggaggtcaggcctagtggctcacgcctgtaatggcagcactttgggaggcagaggcatgtggatcaccttaggtaaggagttcaagaccagcctgaccaacatgttgaatccctgtctctactaaaaatataaaaattagccgggtatggtggcacgcatctgtaatcctagctactctggaggctgaggcaggagaatcgcttgaacctgggaggcagaggttgcagtgagctgagatcatgccactgcactccagcctgggggacagagcgagactctgtttaaaaaaaaaaaaaagttggggggaaAGAACAAAATGAGTGGAAGGTGGAGGAGGGAAGCACTGCTGGGAGCCCAGCGAAGAGGGGGCTTGCATCAGGACAAAGACTCATCCCTTCTGGGAGATGCAGAAATGGCATCTTGCTGCCCCCCACTCATCACATGTGCCCTTCAAACATGGCTGCTTTTCCACCTAAATCTGTAGTCTGATGTTTATGGGGAGAGTGGCCTTGAAGTCTTGAGGGGCAGTGAGACGGCAGGGGGGAACTGCTTGGCATCCAGCTTGTCCTTGTACTGGAGCTCAGGGGTAACTAGGCGCTCACACTCCTCTTGGTCTTGGGGGCTCAATCCACTCCGAAGTATATAGCCCAAAACCTTAGCTGACCCAAACTGGAAGGGGCGGAACCGGCGATCAGTGATGTATTTGGGGTCAGAAGCCTCACCCCCTACCAGACAATGTTTCGCTAGGGCCTCTCGGCGAGCCCGGAGCTCGGCCACAGCTGTCTGCAGCCGGCGCTGGCCGTATTTCTCTATCCGTGCCCAGAGACTGCGGTTGAAGTGGACATAGAGAGCCCAGTCCAGGTTGTTCCAGGCTCGGGCCCGTGCGGTCAGCTGCTGTTCCTCCGCGGTCAGTCCACTGTTGCTGACAGTGCTGAGGCCCTGCTTACGTCCAGCCTGGGCATTGTGCATGAAGCCCACCACGTCATCTAGACCCCAGCACAGGGCATCTGCCAGCAGAACCAATGACTCATCGAAGTACTCAGCCACCATGACAAGGTCAAAGACAGAGTCCAGCCAGGCCAGACCCCACTGGATGAAGGATGAAGACCCCAAATCGAAAGAGGCAGGGCTTGATATCTGGCTGTGATGATCAGTAACAGTGGAAACAGGATGGATGAGGGCATTGGGATTGAGGGTTTGGGCTCGAGGGCCAGCACCAGAAGGCAAGACCTGCAGTTGTGGGGGGTTGGGGTCTCTGGGGGGATGAATATTCCCTCTCTTGGCCCTCTTCTCTGGGGGAAAGGGCAGGCCAAAGTCAAACCATAGTAAGTTGCGAGCGTAGTGGTCCCCACGGGCCCCAGGCCTGTAGAAGGCTCGAG is part of the Nomascus leucogenys isolate Asia chromosome 17, Asia_NLE_v1, whole genome shotgun sequence genome and encodes:
- the LAMTOR4 gene encoding ragulator complex protein LAMTOR4 isoform X1, with the translated sequence MTSALTQGLERIPDQLGYLVLSEGAVLASSGDLENDEQAASAISELVSTACGFRLHRGMNVPFKRLSVVFGEHTLLVTVSGQRVFVVKRQNRGREPIDV
- the LAMTOR4 gene encoding ragulator complex protein LAMTOR4 isoform X3, producing MSSGDLENDEQAASAISELVSTACGFRLHRGMNVPFKRLSVVFGEHTLLVTVSGQRVFVVKRQNRGREPIDV
- the LAMTOR4 gene encoding ragulator complex protein LAMTOR4 isoform X2, with translation MTSALTQGLERIPDQLGYLVLSEGAVLASSGDLENDEQAASAISELVSTACGFRLHRGMNVPFKRLSGVSLLQWSLENTHCW
- the MAP11 gene encoding microtubule-associated protein 11, producing the protein MESQCDYSMYFPAVPLPPRAELAGDPGRYRALPRRNHLYLGETVRFLLVLRCRGGAGSGAGGGPGLGSRGAWAELATALAALASVSAGGGMPGGGGAGDQDSEPPGGGDPGGGGLFRGCSPLLTHGPGPATSGGATTLPVEEPIVSTDEVIFPLTVSLDRLPPGTPKAKIVVTVWKREVEAPEVRDQGYLRLLQTRSPGETFRGEQSAFKAQVSTLLTLLPPPVLRCRQFTVAGKHLTVLKVLNSSSQEEISIWDIRILPNFNASYLPVMPDGSVLLVDNVCHQSGEVSMGSFCRLPGTSGCFPCPLNALEEHNFLFQLRGGEQPPLGAKEGLEVPLIAVVQWSTPKLPFTQSIYTHYRLPSVRLDRPCFVMTASCESPVRTYERFTVTYTLLNNLQDFLAVRLVWTPEHAQAGKQLCEEERRAMQAALDSIVCHTPLNNLGFSRKGSALTFSVAFQALRTGLFELSQHMKLKLQFTASVSHPPPEARPLSRKSSPSSPAVRDLVERHQASLGRSQSFSHQQPSRSHLMRSGSVMERRAITPPVASPVGRPLYLPPDKAVLSLDKIAKRECKVLVVEPVK
- the GAL3ST4 gene encoding galactose-3-O-sulfotransferase 4; translated protein: MGPLSPARTLRLWEPRSLGVALGVFMTIGFALQLLGGPFQRRLPGLQLRQPLAPSLRPALPSCPPRQRLVFLKTHKSGSSSVLSLLHRYGDRHGLHFALPARYQFGYPKLFQASRVKGYRPQGGGTQLPFHILCHHMRFNLKEVLQVMPSDSFFFSIVRDPAALARSAFSYYKSTSSAFRKSPSLAAFLANPRAFYRPGARGDHYARNLLWFDFGLPFPPEKRAKRGNIHPPRDPNPPQLQVLPSGAGPRAQTLNPNALIHPVSTVTDHHSQISSPASFDLGSSSFIQWGLAWLDSVFDLVMVAEYFDESLVLLADALCWGLDDVVGFMHNAQAGRKQGLSTVSNSGLTAEEQQLTARARAWNNLDWALYVHFNRSLWARIEKYGQRRLQTAVAELRARREALAKHCLVGGEASDPKYITDRRFRPFQFGSAKVLGYILRSGLSPQDQEECERLVTPELQYKDKLDAKQFPPAVSLPLKTSRPLSP